In the Candidatus Bathyarchaeia archaeon genome, CGCGGCATGTTCCTTCCATGCTAACCATGCATGCGCCTACAGGGTTTTGAGGAGTGCACGCTTTAAGAAACAAGGGACAAGCAGGAGGTTTGATTTTGCCTACAACCACCAAATGGCACTGGCAACCGGGCTGTGAATCAACACCGTCCACCAACGGGACACTGTGTTTCTTGAGTGCATCGAAGGAAGAGTAAGCATCTTTGAGTGCAAGCGTGGAGTTTGGAATGACACCTAAACCGCGCCATTTCCCATCGACCACCTCGAAAGCTTCGTTAATTAGGCGCTGGGCTTTCACGTTGCCTTGCCAACTGACTCCGCGAGAATACTCATTCTCCAGTCGAGGTTTACCTTCGCTAAGCTGCTTAACAATCATGTAAACTGAGAACAGCAAATCCAACGGCTCAAACCCCGCCACAACTGTGGGCAACCCATATTTTTGGGGAAAAACCGCATAAGGCTCAACCCCAATAATTGTGCTCACATGACCGGGCGCAATAAAACCCTTGAGCTGTAAGTCATCCATTTTGGCAAGCAACTCCATGGCGGGAGGCACTACCCGATGAGAAACCAGAAAACTCAGGTTCTTTGCCGCTTTCCGACCGACCTCAATTGCCGTGGAAGGCGCCGTGGTTTCAAACCCGACTGCAAAGAAAACAAACTCTTTTTGCGGCTCTTCCTGCGCCATCTTGACTGCGTCGCTGGTGCTGTAGACAATGCGGATATCTGCACCTTCAGCTTTGGCGTCCAAAAGTGCCCCATGGGAGCCGGGAACCCGCAACACATCCCCAAAACAAGTTATCACGATGCCTTTTTTTGCCATTTGGATGGCGGCGTCCACTTCGGAGGCGGGCAAAATGCATACGGGACATCCGGGTCCTGCGATTACTTCAATGTTGGAGGGTAGAAGGCTGCGTATGCCGAAGTGGCTTATGGTCCATTCGTGGGTTCCGCAGACATGGCAAATTTTGATTACGCCGTTTTTGGGGGTTAAGGCGTTTATTTTGTCGGCTACGCGTTTTGCCATTTCGGGGTCTCGATAACTTTGCGAGGTCACCATGTAAATCAGCTGCTATTGGGTTCCTGCGTCTAAAACCTCATTCCACAAACTAAGGGTTTCTAAAGCGTCTTTTTCGCTCATGGTCTGGATTGCGTAGCCTGCGTGAACCAAAACGTAGTCGCCTACTTTCGCGTCAACCAATGTCACGTTAACTTCACGCAGAACTTTCTCGCCGAAATCCACTTGCGCTTTGTCGCCCGTGATGCTCATGACACGTGCGGGTATAGCTAAACACATAACAGGTCAACACATATTTGGGGCGTAAACAGCGATAAAAAGAGATTGGTTAAAAACCCCAAAAGCCACCAACAAATGCCTGCCCAAAGGAAACGCCACCATCACCAGAAGGAACTGCTTCATGCACCAGAAAACGCAGCCCCCGCGCCTCCACCACCTCCCGCATCATTTGGACAAGCAAGGCGTTGACGGCTGAGCCGCCTGTGAATCCGACATTTCCAACCCCCAACTCAACGGCTTTATCTGCAGCCAACGCTCCAAGCCCCCTCGCCAAGTAAACGTGAACGCTAAAAGCCAAGTCCGCCACGGAAAACCTGCGACGGTTCTGATAGATTTCCGACAGCAGCCCCGTTGTCTCCAGCACTCCGCCACATATTTGGGGAGGCAGTTTCAGGACATCTTTGCCGTTGACGGCTGCAGATTCGAGTTTCATTGCTGCTTCACCTTCGTAGGTGCGTTCGTAGCATATGCCAAGTATTGCGGATGCAGCGTCAAGGATTCTGCCGACGCTGGTGGTTTGGGGGATGTTTTGGGGTTTTTGAAGTTGGGTGAGGAGCAGTTCGGCTTCGGTTCGTCCATGGGGTAGGTGCACTGTGTTTTCTGTGAGCCACTGGGTTATGTCCATTGTTTTGTTTAGAACTGCGGCGGCTATGCGCAGGGGATACCGCGTGGACACGTCTCCACCCAGAAGGGGCTGCGGCTCCAGATGCCCCACCCGCCTAAAACCCTTCGATGTGTCACTGCAGTGGAGGATTTCGCCGCCCCAAGCCCCACCATCAGCGCCATAACCGTAACCATCACAGGCAACCCCCACAACCTCACCGACACCGTGCTCAGCCATCAACGCGGCAACATGCGCATGGTGATGCTGCACCCTAACCAGACTCCAACCGTTTTGTTCAGCGAGTTCCTGCGCGAGGTGGGTGGTGGTGAATTTGGGGTGTAAATCGCAGGCGACGGCGTCGATTTTGCTGTTGGTAAGCCGAATAAGGTGCGAGGTGGCTTCTTTGAGGAAACCGCGGGTTTCCAAGTTTTCCATATCACCAATATGCTGGCTGAGGAAGGCTTTGTTTCCGTTGAGAACGCAGCTGGTGTTGTTAAGTTCCCCGCCCAAAGCGACCACACAATGTTTTGCTTTTTGTTTGAGCATGATGGGGGCGGGTGCGTATCCGCGGCTTCGGCGAATGAACACGTTGCGGGCGCCGTGGACGCGGGTAACGCTGTCGTCGCATCGGTGAGCTATTTTGCGGTTATGAAACAGAAAATAATCCACCGTGCCGCCTAAGACGTTTAGGGCGTGGGTGTTGTTGTTGATTATGGGTTGGCTGGTGGGGTTGGCGCTGGTCATCACGAAGGCGGCGTCGGGAACTTGGTCGAAGAGCATGTAGTGCATGGCGCTGTATGGCAGCATGACGCCTACGTTGTGCAAGTCGGGCGCAATCAGCGGCGAAAGAGTGTATGAGGCGGCTTTGTTGAGTAGAACGATTGGGTGTGCGGGTGAGGTAAGCAGTTCTTGTTCCTTCGGGTTAACTTCGGCGAACCCGCCGATGGCATCTATGCTGCGAGCCATCAGGGCAAACGGCTTAGCCAGACGGTGCTTCGAGGCTCGAAGCCTAACCAGCGGCTCCTCCCTGACAGCGGATGCGGCAATGTGAAAGCCCCCATAGCCCTTCACCGCGACGATTTTGCCCTCCGACAGCAGCCGCCCCGCTTCCCGCACAGGGTCATCTACATCTACGGGTTCGCCGCGGTTTGTGGTCAGGTAGGCTTTGGGTCCGCAGGTGGGGCAAGCCACGGTTTGTGCGTGAAAACGCCGATTTAATGGGTCACGGTACTCTCGGGCACATAAGCCGCAGAGGGGGAACTCTTGCATGGTGGTGTTTTTGCGGTCGTAGGGCAAGCGTTCGATGATGGTGAAGCGGGGTCCACAGTTGGTGCAGGTGATGAAGAAGTAGTCAAAGCGGGGGTCGTTTGGGTCACGCAGTTCACGTAGGCAGTCGTTGCAGATGGCGCTGTCAGGCGGAATCACCGAACCCGAATGTTCCAACGCCTCCGAGCTACGGATAATTGTGAAGGTTTCGTACTCGTTTTTGCCCGTGAGAGCTGCTTTTTGGATTTCGTAAATTTGAGCCAGCGGTGGCTTCTGCTTCTGTAAATCACGCAAAAAACCCGCGGCAGCTTCCTCTGTCCCTTCAAGATGGATTTCTACGCCAGCGTCCCCGCGGTTGCGCACGTACCCTGTCAGCCCGTTTTTGACGGCGATGCGGTACACGAACGGGCGAAATCCCACACCTTGAACAATACCCTTAACGTTGACTTTTAGACGCAACCCTGGACACTTCTATGCGTTAAAAGTAGAAAAAGTGAATTCATATAGATTGTGACTAATTGGATGATAACTGTTCATCGCGCAGGCGTCGCCGCAACACTTTTCCCGCAGAGCTCAAAGGCAACTCTTTGCGGAACTCCAATTCGCGAACCGCTTTGTAGGGGGCGACTTTGCCGTTGACAAAAGCTGTCAGTTCTTGCGCCGAAACAGAAGCGCCATCCTTAAGCACCACAAAGGCTTTGGGAATCTCGCCTACGCCTGATACAGGTTTACCGACAACGGCACAGAGCTTCACTGTGGGGTGCTCGTAGAGAACGTCTTCGATTTCGCGGGGGTAGACGCTGTAGTCTTTGTATTTGATGAGGTCTTTTTTGCGGTCGGTTATGTAGAAGTAGCCTTCGCTGTCCATGCGGGCGATGTCGCCGGTGAGAAGCCAGCCGTCGCGCAGAACCATAGCGGTTTCGTCGGGTTGCCGCCAATACCCCTTCATGACCTGCGGTCCTTTGACGGTAAGCTCGCCCACTTCGTCTGCCCCAAGAGCGTTTGCGCCCGTTACAAGGTCCACGATTTTGGCGTCTGTTCCGGGTAAGGGTAACCCGATGGAGCCTACGCGCACGGTTTTCATGGTCTTATCCACTGGGTTACAGTGAGTAACTGGGGAAGCCTCGGATAAGCCGTAGCCCTCCGCCAGCAAGCCGCCTGTGATTTGCATGAAGGTTTTCTGGACTTGGGGTGGGAGCGGCGAGGCACCGGAGATACAGACACGAATTGAAGTCAGGTCGTATTTGCTTAGTTCAGGATTAGCCAAAAGAATGGAGTACATGGTTGGGGAGCCACAGTAAACACTGATTTTTTGCTGCTGAATGGTTTGCAGCACAGTGACAGGGTCAAATTTGGGCATCAGAACCACTGTGGAGGCAAGGCTTATGGGGACGTTAAGGCTGGTGGTCATGCCGTAAATGTGGAACAGAGGAAGCGCCGCCAAAAAAACGTCGGATTCAGCGCCGTTTATCCAGCTGGCAAAAGCCACTGCGTTGGCAACGAGGTTTTGGTGGGTCAGCATGGCTGCCTTTGCGGTGCCCGTGGTTCCGCCAGTGTACTGCAGCGCCGCCAAATCCACTGTGGGGTCAAGGGCGATTTTGGGGGGTTGGTTGCTGGTTTTGAGAAAATCTTGGAAAAGTATTACGTTTGGGTTGTGCCCTTGAAGCTGTATGGACGCGGGTGTCAGGGCGTATTCGCTTGGGCTTGTAATGATGGCACGTTTCAGGAGGGTTTTCTGCCAAACCGCCTCCACCACTGGAAGAAGCGAATCCAACAAAACCACGGTCTGGGCTTGGGAGTCAGCCAGTTGATGCTCGACTTCACGTTCCCGATGCAAGGGGCTAATTGCCGTCAGAACCGCGCCTGCCTTGAGGACCCCATAGTAAGCAATTACGAACTGGGGAATGTTGGGCAAAAAGAGGGCTACACAGTCACCCTTCCTAACTCCCGAAGCTTCCAGCGCCGCGGCAAACTGGTCAGAAAGCAAGTTCAGTTTTTGATAGCTGATTTTGCGGTTAAGATACGAGATGGCGGTGTTTTCAGGGTGAGCTTTTGCAGTTTGGTTTAGAAGTTCGAACAGGGGGACCTGAGGGAAAGTTAAGGTTTTTGGGACATTTTGAGGCCATTTTTTAAACCAAGACTTGTTTTCTTTAGTAATAGCAAACACATCCGCGCGTTTGTCAGTACAAAGATGTGATGTTTTTTAAACTTGCCTTAGGCTGTGGCACCGAAAAAATGGGTCTTGCTGCAAAAGTAGAAGAAACAAAAACGAAAAGGTAGAGAGGGAAGGGGTAGGCTCAGAGATAGCTGAGCTACTTCTTGTTTGTGAGGTATTCGTGCATTGCTTGTGCTGCGCGTTTACCTGCACCCATGGCGCTGATGACTGTGGCTGCACCTGTGGCGACGTCTCCGCCTGCATACACTCCGTCAAGGCTGCTTTTGCCGACTTCGTCAACGCAGATGGTTCCGCGCTTGGGGTCACTTACCAAGCCTTCGGTTGTGCGTCCGATGATGGGGTTAGGTGTTTGTCCGATGGCGATGATGACTGTGTCGACGTCCATGGTGAACTCGCTGCCAGGGATTGTTTTGACTCCGCGTCTGCCTCTGGCGTCGGGTTCGGTGAGTTCCATGCAGATGCATTTCATGGCTTTGACCCAGCCGCGTTCGTTGCCGATGAACTCTAGGGGCGCTGCGAGGAACTTGCAGACTAAGCCTTCTTCTTCAGCGTTTTCGATTTCTTCGTGTCGTGCGGGTAGCTCATCGCGTGAACGACGGTAGACCAAGCAGACTTCTGCGCCTAAGCGCATGCTGCATCTGGCGCAGTCCATGGCTACGTTTCCGCCTCCGATGACAACAACGTGTTTGCCGATGCGGATTGGGGTGTCGTAGTCGGGGAATGCGAAGGCTTTCATGAGGTTAACGCGAATGAGGAACTCGTTGGCACTGTAGACGCCGCCGAGGTTTTCGCCGGGGCACCCAGTGAATTGGGGTAAGCCTGCACCACTGCCGATGAACACTGCGTCGTATCCGCCTTCTTTCATAAGTTCAGGGATGGTGTGGGTTCTGCCGATGAGGTTGCCTAAGCGAAGCTCGACACCGAGTTTTTGGACGTAGTTGACTTCGTTTTGGACAATGGCTTTGGGTAAACGGAACTCGGGAATGCCGTAAGAAAGCACACCGCCGCCCACATGGAGGGCTTCGAACTGGGTGACTTCGTGTCCGCGCTTGACAAGGTCAGCTGCAACGGTGAGTCCTGCGGGTCCAGCGCCGATTACTGCAACTTTTTTGCCTGTTGGCTCGGGTTTAGGTGGAAGCTGAAAACCGTTGTCGCGTTCCCAGTCTGCGAGGAATCGTTCTAAGCGTCCAATGCTGATTGGGTCACCCATTTTGCCGACGACACATTTGCTTTGGCACTGGGATTCTTGAGGGCAGACACGTCCGCAGACTGCAGGCAGAGCATTCTTGGTTTTGATGGTGGCGATGCCTTCGGCGTACTTCTTTTCTTTGATGCATTTGATGAATTCGGGAATTGGGACACCTACGGGGCAGCCAGTTACGCACTGAGGCTTTGGACAGGTCAGGCATCGGCTGGCTTCTTCTAAGGCTTCTTCTTCGGTGTAACCTAAAGCTACTTCCTTGAAGTTTTTCGCGCGCACTTTAGGCTCTTGTTTACGCATATCTACAGCTTGTTTCTTGAGTTTAGGTTTAGGCTTTGTTTCTGCCACACTTACAACCTCCACTTGTTTCCCATACGAGTGAACTTAAACGCTCTTCTGGAAGCATTTGACGCTGGCGCTGAATCAGTTCCTCAAAGTCCGTCAGGTGACCGTCGAATTCTGGTCCGTCGACACAGCCAAACAGCATCTTTCCGCCGACTGTAACACGGCAGACGCCACACATGCCCATGCCGTCAATCATGACGGGGGTTAGGGTGATGATTGTGGGTATGCCGTAGGGTTTGGTTATTTCGCTGACATCACGCATCATAACCACGGGTCCCATGACGACGCAGCGGTCAAACTTTTCTTTCTCCAAAAGCTCCTTGAGGAAGTCTAAGCCTTTATAGCCGTACGAGCCGTCGTCTGTGGCTACGTAGACTTCGTCGCTGAGTTCTCGGGCTTCTTTCTCCAGAATCATTGCTTCTTTGATTCTGGCGCCTAAAACGGTGGTGACGTGGTTACCAGCTTCTTTCATGGCTTTAATCTGCAAGATTATGGGGGCAATCATGATGCTGCCGCCGACGCAGAGAACCTTGCCGTACTTTTTGATCTCTGAGGGGTTACCCAAGGGACCAGTTACGTTCAGCAGACAGTCGCCTTCGTTGTAGCAGCCAAGTTCCTTGGTTGTTTTGCCGACTTCGTGGAAAGCAAACGAAACCGTGCCCTTCTGGGTGTCGTAACCACAGATGGTTAAGGGTATACGTTCACCTTTCTCGTGGGGAACCACAATGATGAATTGTCCCGCTTGAGCTTTAGCGGCGATGTCGGGTGCTTCAACTTCGAACAGAGTTTCTTTGTAGGAAAGGGTTTTTTTGGTTACTATTTTGTACGTTTTCCTTTCGCCTCCATTTCAATTGCTACAGTACACTGGGGCATCGCAGCAATTTTGTTGTAGAAAGCTTCAAAGTGAGGTTTGAATTGATTCTCGCATCTTGGTGAGAGTTCAACCATTTCAAAGCGGTCAGAAAGACCCAGCTTCTTGAGCACGTCTTGCAGGACACCAAGTTGGCGCTCTGCTACATCGCGGCCTTCCTGCAGTTTACAGTCTTCTGCAGCACAGACCACACCCATGACGCCGTCAAATCCTGACCTGAAGGCGTTCACGATGTGCACGGGATCCAAGGATTTAAAGCAGGGAACCTCCAGCACCATGGCGTTTTTGCCTTTGAGAACACATTCAGGGTCATCTAAACCTGAATATTCAGACCATTGACAACTAAAGACCAAAACTGCGGGAGCATTTTTCTGCTCTTTCAGTTTGGTTATGGCGCATCCGTAACGGTCCAAGACATTGTTGAATTCAAAACCTTTCACTTGGATGGCGTCATGTGGGCAAACCAGCTGGCAAGCGCCGCAACCCGTGCATTTTTGCGTGTCAATTGTGGGGGTTGCAAACGATTGTGCGGTGATTGCTCCGTATGGGCAGACAAAGACGCATTTGTCGCAGCCCACACATTCTTCGGTAACGTAAACTGCTTTTCGGGAATATTTGACAACACGCACTGCGTTTTCGTCATAGCCCAACTGTTGAAGAACGGCTTTGCTCAAAAGCAGGCGGCGAGTTTCAATTTTTGTGCCTTCCTTCATGCGGCAAAAGGCGTCTTCACACTGGACAGAAACAATGTTTTTCACGCCAGAACTTAAGGCGGTGAAAATGAAGTCAGCAGGGATTCTTCCTGCACAGGGTACACGCAGGGGGATATAGTTTGTGACGCTTAAGCCTTGTTCCTTGAGGATGTCAGCGATTTCGCCAGTGGAGGGCGAGTTTCCGCGGCACATCATAACAAGAGTATCGGCTTGTGCGGTTTTTAATTCGTTGTTAACGTATTCGTTTAGGTGGTCGTAGTCGTAGTAAGCCATCTCAATGGCAGTTACGGGACATGCGCTGTAGCAAATCCCGCAAACTTGACATTTCTGGTTATCTATTTCCACTTTGCCAGATTCTTCTTCACGGGTTATGGCTTCAAAAGGACACAGAGAATAGCATACTGCACAACGACTACACAGGTCTTGGTTAATTTTCACGGCAGCGAGACACTTTTCACTCATTTCAGTGAACCTCAATTTTTGGTTTCCCCAGTGCTTTTTTTACACCGTAAGCAGGTCAACCTATGCTTATGAATCCATGATGAGGGCTGTTGGATGATATAACGTTTACTGTTTAATTTCGGAAATACGAATATAATTTTAGCGGTCACTTACCCGCCAATTGCATCGTTTGTCTTGGTTTTTTTGCGACATAAAACAAATATAGCATAAGCGGAGGGAAGAAAAGGGGGAAAGGAGTTAAAATGAAAAAAAGCAGCCTCGCTTCTGTATCAACGATAATTTTACTCATCTTAATGTGTGTTCCACCAGTTTTTGGTGAAACCATCTTAAGCTTAGAAGACTTTGAGAGCCCTCTAAGAATCGACTCAGACGCCTCGTTAACCATAAACGTAGGCGAAAAAGCCACACTCCAAAACGACATCAACATCTATGAAGAAAGCGGAAGGGCACTTGTTCGAATCGTTAACCACGGCGAATTAACAATCAAAGCAAAAATAAACTGCACTGGCGCAAATCTAACAATACAAAATACAGGAAAACTTACCCTCCAAGACGAAAACATCAACATAACTGACTTGGCTAACCTGAACGTAGTAAACGAAAGCGAAATGGTCATACGTAACTACCTGTTTGATGTGAATTTTGGGGGAACAGTAACCCTTGACAGCAGCCAAGGAACCTTAACTGTGGACAATAGCTACATGGATGCAAGCGGGTCATTCAATGGGCACCTCTCAACAATTGCGGTCACAACTGGAAAAACCACGTGGGTCAATTCAGGAATGAACTGCGTAGGCGCAAATCTGACAATAAAAAACACAGGAGAGCTAACGTTACGAGATGAGGTAGTCAGCATTTCAGGCTGGGGAAACCTGTCTGTAATAAATGAAGGTGAGATGTTTATACATAATCAGACTATCGGCGTTTACGCTGGCTACTGCTACATCACAAACAACGGCAACTTAACCACCGAAGACTGGTATCTTAAAGACCAAAACGACGGAACAGTCTTCACCAACAACGGCAACGCCAACCTAACACACACAAGCTTCATCGCAAATGGCGCTGCAGGAAAACACATCATTGTCAACAGAGGCAACCTTCAACTTACCCAATGCCAACTTGACACAAACTATGGAGGGTTAATAAGCCTTGACAGCCGCCAAGGAACCCTAAACGTGGACAACAGCATATTGGATTCTAACGGCTCATCCCACGGAAACCAATCTACAATCGAACTAACCACGGGCAAAACCACATGGACCAACACCACCCTGAGCACTCGAAGTGCCAGCTTAGTCTACTCAGACCACGGAACGGACAGCACAGTACAGAACTGTACGTTCAGCAACATCAGCTATAACGTCCACGGTCAAACCAGCATAACCAAAAGCACCCTCACAAACAACAACCTCACCAATCAAGGCAACTTGGCGTTGACCACCTGCACCGTAACCCAAAGAAACACCACCATAGAAAACAGCAACCACATGGAAATCGTCAACACCCAATTTGTCAGCGAAGAAACCCTGAACTTTGAAAACTTGGGAACAATAGACTGCGACAACTGGATGCTACAAACAAAAGCCACTGGAGACGCTCTTTTGACAAACAAAGGCACCATCACATTCATTCAGCCGTTTATTGAAGACACGAGGAGCCAAGAACTGGTCAGTCTAGGAGCGGCCCCCACAAGTTTTAGTCAGCGGTCAGGCGGAGATATAACTGTCATAAACCAAGGCATCATCCAAACTGCTCAAACAACCCCAAGTGCACCAAGCGCAACATCAACAAGCACGCCAACACCCACCGTGACACCGACGAGTACAGCGACGCCAACAATGAGTGCCCCGAGCACAACACCAACCCCGACCAACACGCCCGCAACCACAAACATGAACCCAACCCCAACACCTACAAACACCCCAACATCACCAAGTAACCCAACACCGTCACCGTACACAACCCCAACAAACACGCCCACGCCAGCCACAAACACCCAAACCGATGAGTCTCCGCCGTTCGTGTACATAGGCTTAGCATTAGGGGCAGTTTTTGTTCTACTGATTATTGTGGTTGTTTGGAAAAGAAAGAAAAAGGACGCCCAGAACTCTTGAGCTGCCTCGCCAAAACTAACGGCAGCAGCCACAGGTGTTAGGCAAAAGGAAGAGTTTCCTTTTTTATTTTCTGTAGTAGGGTCGTTTAATGTAGCTGTAGGCTTCTAAGGCGGCGGTTATGCCTTGCCCCACTGCAGTTCCCACTTGCTTCACGGGATGATTGGTTACGTCGCCAGCTGCGAAAACACCTGCAAGGTTAGTTCGTTGATGCATGTCAATTTTGATGCTTTTGCCGCCTTCTTCAGCTTCCACGCCTGCCTCCAACGCAGGTGCACTATTGGGGGACTCGCCGACCTGCACAAAAACCGCAGACACAGGCAACTCAGTGGTTTCTTTGGTTTTAACGTTGAAGAGCACGACGGAGTTGACGACTTTTTCGCCTTTGATTTCTTGGATTTCGGTGTTCCAGTAAACTTTGATGTTGGCTTTTGAGGAAACATCCTTAACCAACGCTTCTTCAGCGCGGAAAGCGTCCCGCCTGTGGACAACTGTGACTTCACCTGCGATACCACCAAGGTAAAGGGTAGTTGTGCAGGCAGAGTTGCCGCCTCCAACCACCAGGACATGTTTACCTTTAAAGAAGGGACCGTCGCAGACGCCGCAGTAGCTGACGCCTCTGCCGTGGAATTCTTTTTCACCTTTTACGCCGAGTTCATTGTAGTGGGAGCCAGTGGCTATGATAACGGCGGTGGCTTCATAGTCGGCGCGGGAAGTCTTCACCTTTTTAACTTCGCCTTCAAGGTCCATGCTGACGACGGGTTCGACATCGTGGATGACGGCGCCTGCTTTTTTGCAGTGCAGCGTCATTTTTTCGGCGAGTTCAGTGCCAAGTATCTGGGGAAAGCCAGGGTAGTTCTCCACCATGGGGGCTTCAGCTGCGGTTCCGCCTGCCAGCCGTTCATCCAAAAGAAGCGTACGCAACCCACTCCGGGCACCATAAATGCCTGCAGCCAACCCAGCTGCGCCTGCACCGACAATTATCAAATCCCACTTTTCCATATCAAAGTCACTTTCGCTAAGGTTAACTGAGGTTTGGAGTTTATGAATTATTCGGGAGCATGTTGCTGTTGGGTTGTGGGTTTGTTACAGAACAAGGTTTTCTTTTTGTCAAGACTTCTTTACAAACAAACTTTTAGGGAATAAGAGCCGAAATATGAAGTGGCGGTAGGCATGAGAAAATCGCTCAAAGCTACACTCGTTGTCTGTACAGTGATTCTTTTAACCGCCATGAGTTCTCAGTGCACAAATACATATTCACAGGACGCTTCACCTGACAACTGGCCCATGTTCCACACAAACCCATCGCATGATGGCGCAGGAACAGGCAAACCAGCCTTAAGCCCCGCCCTGTTCTGGAGCTACAACACCGGCACCAACACCGTTTATGCATCTCCCGCAGTTTATGAAAACACAGTCTACATAGGCACAGGTAACGGCACCCTTTATGCTCTGGACGCAAACAGCGGCAATCAACGCTGGAAATACAATGCATACACAAGCAGCAGCAAAATCTCTTCCTGCCCCGCGGTGGTTAACGGCGTGGTCTATGTAGGGGTGGATTCGTTCACACCTGGGCGCCCCATCATTAACATCGGTGTCATTTGCGCTTTAAACGCCAGTAACGGCAAAAAACTCTGGGACTTCCAAACAGGGGGTCCTATTTCATCTCCAAATGTAGTGGATAACGTAGTTTTTTTCGGCACATACAACAATAACACTTACGCGTTAAACGCAGACAACGGGGCTTTACTGTGGAACTACACTACAGGGGGTTCAGTCCTGTCTTCACCTGCTGTAGTTAACGGCATTGCATACTTCGGTTCGTTTGACAGCAACATCTACGCCTTAAACGCCACCAATGGCTTTCCATACTGGAATTATACGACAGGAGACGACGTTGTTTCATCTCCAGCTGTCGCGGAGGGCACCGTTTTTGTCGGCTCGGAAGACGGAAACGTCTACGCTTTGGATGCATCCACTGGAGCTAAAGTCTGGAGTTACGTAACGGAGGGGTATGTTGATTCTTCTCCAGCAGTTGCGTCTAATGTTGTTTACGTCGGCTCCATAGACGGCAATGTTTATTCTTTGAATGCGTCAAATGGCGTGAAGCTTTGGAATTTCACTACGGGCGACGCGGTCTATTCCTCACCAGCCGTTGTTGGGTCTGTGGTTTACGTGGGCTCATTAGACGGCAACGTTTACGCGTTGAATGCAAACAACGGGTCTAAACTTTGGAATTATGCCACAAGCAGTTTTGTTAGGTCTTCGCCCGCGGTTGCCAACGGCGTAGTCTACATAGGCTCGTATGATGGCAACGTTTATGCATTGGGAATTCAGGGAACCTTAACTGAGCCGCCCATTGTTCTGTACCCCAACACTTTTGTAATTAACGCCGATGGTCGTGTGACCCCTTCAACCACACTCATACAACAAACGGGCAACACTTACAGCTTAACGGATAACATGAGCAAACAAATATGGCTTCAAAGAAGCGACGTTGTTCTGGACGGAAAAGGATGCATCAACAGCGGAATTCACGCCAATGGGCAAACGAATGTAACAATCAAGAACTTCGGTGGTACCGAAATTAGCTTGCATGGTGTTTCAAATTTCACTGTTTTGAACAATACGTTATCGACTTTGGATATGCCGTGGTATGAAACGAGCGCAATCACAGTCTACAATAGCAGTTTTGTGAAAATCGTTGGAAACACCATT is a window encoding:
- a CDS encoding hydrogenase iron-sulfur subunit, with the translated sequence MSEKCLAAVKINQDLCSRCAVCYSLCPFEAITREEESGKVEIDNQKCQVCGICYSACPVTAIEMAYYDYDHLNEYVNNELKTAQADTLVMMCRGNSPSTGEIADILKEQGLSVTNYIPLRVPCAGRIPADFIFTALSSGVKNIVSVQCEDAFCRMKEGTKIETRRLLLSKAVLQQLGYDENAVRVVKYSRKAVYVTEECVGCDKCVFVCPYGAITAQSFATPTIDTQKCTGCGACQLVCPHDAIQVKGFEFNNVLDRYGCAITKLKEQKNAPAVLVFSCQWSEYSGLDDPECVLKGKNAMVLEVPCFKSLDPVHIVNAFRSGFDGVMGVVCAAEDCKLQEGRDVAERQLGVLQDVLKKLGLSDRFEMVELSPRCENQFKPHFEAFYNKIAAMPQCTVAIEMEAKGKRTK
- a CDS encoding sulfide/dihydroorotate dehydrogenase-like FAD/NAD-binding protein, encoding MVTKKTLSYKETLFEVEAPDIAAKAQAGQFIIVVPHEKGERIPLTICGYDTQKGTVSFAFHEVGKTTKELGCYNEGDCLLNVTGPLGNPSEIKKYGKVLCVGGSIMIAPIILQIKAMKEAGNHVTTVLGARIKEAMILEKEARELSDEVYVATDDGSYGYKGLDFLKELLEKEKFDRCVVMGPVVMMRDVSEITKPYGIPTIITLTPVMIDGMGMCGVCRVTVGGKMLFGCVDGPEFDGHLTDFEELIQRQRQMLPEERLSSLVWETSGGCKCGRNKA
- the gltA gene encoding NADPH-dependent glutamate synthase; this translates as MRKQEPKVRAKNFKEVALGYTEEEALEEASRCLTCPKPQCVTGCPVGVPIPEFIKCIKEKKYAEGIATIKTKNALPAVCGRVCPQESQCQSKCVVGKMGDPISIGRLERFLADWERDNGFQLPPKPEPTGKKVAVIGAGPAGLTVAADLVKRGHEVTQFEALHVGGGVLSYGIPEFRLPKAIVQNEVNYVQKLGVELRLGNLIGRTHTIPELMKEGGYDAVFIGSGAGLPQFTGCPGENLGGVYSANEFLIRVNLMKAFAFPDYDTPIRIGKHVVVIGGGNVAMDCARCSMRLGAEVCLVYRRSRDELPARHEEIENAEEEGLVCKFLAAPLEFIGNERGWVKAMKCICMELTEPDARGRRGVKTIPGSEFTMDVDTVIIAIGQTPNPIIGRTTEGLVSDPKRGTICVDEVGKSSLDGVYAGGDVATGAATVISAMGAGKRAAQAMHEYLTNKK
- a CDS encoding NAD(P)/FAD-dependent oxidoreductase, which encodes MEKWDLIIVGAGAAGLAAGIYGARSGLRTLLLDERLAGGTAAEAPMVENYPGFPQILGTELAEKMTLHCKKAGAVIHDVEPVVSMDLEGEVKKVKTSRADYEATAVIIATGSHYNELGVKGEKEFHGRGVSYCGVCDGPFFKGKHVLVVGGGNSACTTTLYLGGIAGEVTVVHRRDAFRAEEALVKDVSSKANIKVYWNTEIQEIKGEKVVNSVVLFNVKTKETTELPVSAVFVQVGESPNSAPALEAGVEAEEGGKSIKIDMHQRTNLAGVFAAGDVTNHPVKQVGTAVGQGITAALEAYSYIKRPYYRK